The proteins below are encoded in one region of Phaseolus vulgaris cultivar G19833 chromosome 1, P. vulgaris v2.0, whole genome shotgun sequence:
- the LOC137814762 gene encoding pectinesterase-like, with protein sequence MRSERSPTNTLMATTTHPIYPHNFYHPLHTFQRSTCFHFLSFSSSSFLSAMFNPVSRKTPPMLPHIPCIFSAVHVLLLFSVTQFSITAGATRSLQQNHLHFHVANSTCEGTLYPDLCVSTLTSFPDLTSKTVPEMIRSVVNHTIYEVTLSSSNCSSLRKKLPGLNKLEKRALDDCLNLFDETVEELKTTVKDLSQSTIGSKRYHDSQTFLSGAMTNLYTCLDGFAYSKGNVRDRIEEGVLEISHLVSNSLAMLKKVPEKKKQSKNEVFPEYGKMKDGFPSWVSPNDRKLLQAAVNETKFDLVVAKDGSGNFTTIGAAVAAAPNSSATRFVIHIKAGAYFENVEVIRKKSNLMWVGDGIGKTVVKASRNVVDGWTTFQSATVAVVGDGFIAKGITFENSAGPSKHQAVALRSGADLSAFYQCSFVAYQDTLYVHSLRQFYRECDVYGTVDFIFGNAAAVLQNCNLYARKPNPNQKNLFTAQGREDPNQNTGISIINCKVAAAADLIPVKSEFKNYLGRPWKKYSRTVYLNSLMEDLIDPAGWLEWDGNFALDTLYYGEYNNRGPGANTSRRVTWPGYRVITNSTEASQFTVANFIQGNEWLTSLGIPFFSGLS encoded by the exons CACCCTATTTATCCACACAATTTCTACCACCCATTGCACACATTCCAGAGATCCACCTGCTTTCACTtcctctctttttcttcttcttcttttctctctGCCATGTTCAACCCCGTCAGTAGAAAAACCCCACCCATGCTACCTCACATACCCTGCATTTTCTCTGCGGTTCATGTTCTACTCCTTTTTTCAGTAACCCAATTCAGCATCACCGCAGGAGCAACAAGATCCCTCCAACAAAATCACCTCCATTTCCATGTAGCAAACTCAACATGCGAGGGAACACTTTACCCGGACCTCTGCGTCTCAACCCTTACCTCTTTCCCAGATCTCACCTCAAAAACCGTCCCAGAAATGATACGTTCTGTCGTGAACCACACCATATACGAGGTCACATTGTCCTCCTCCAACTGCAGCAGTCTCCGAAAGAAGCTCCCGGGTCTCAACAAACTCGAAAAGCGAGCTCTCGACGACTGCCTCAACCTCTTCGACGAAACCGTGGAGGAGCTCAAAACCACCGTCAAGGATCTCTCCCAGAGCACAATAGGGTCGAAGCGCTACCACGACTCGCAGACTTTCTTAAGCGGCGCCATGACCAACCTCTACACGTGTCTGGATGGCTTTGCATACAGCAAAGGGAACGTGAGAGACAGGATTGAGGAGGGGGTGTTGGAGATTTCGCATCTCGTGAGCAACTCCTTGGCCATGCTGAAGAAAGTTCCCGAAAAGAAGAAACAGTCCAAGAACGAGGTTTTCCCCGAATATGGAAAGATGAAAGATGGGTTCCCCTCGTGGGTTTCCCCTAACGACCGGAAGTTGCTTCAAGCTGCTGTGAATGAAACGAAGTTTGACCTCGTTGTGGCCAAAGATGGCAGTGGCAACTTCACCACTATCGGTGCAGCAGTGGCTGCGGCTCCAAACTCCAGCGCCACTAG ATTTGTGATACACATAAAAGCTGGGGCATACTTCGAGAACGTGGAGGTAATCAGGAAGAAGAGCAATCTAATGTGGGTGGGAGATGGAATTGGAAAGACTGTTGTGAAGGCTAGCAGGAACGTCGTGGATGGCTGGACCACTTTCCAATCTGCCACTGTCG CTGTGGTCGGAGACGGATTCATAGCAAAGGGTATAACCTTTGAGAACTCAGCTGGGCCGAGCAAACACCAAGCTGTGGCTCTAAGAAGCGGTGCTGACTTATCAGCCTTCTACCAGTGCAGCTTTGTTGCCTACCAAGACACGCTCTATGTCCACTCTCTGCGTCAATTCTACCGCGAATGCGACGTTTATGGAACCGTCGACTTCATCTTTGGTAATGCAGCAGCGGTGCTCCAGAACTGCAACTTGTACGCACGCAAACCCAATCCAAACCAGAAGAACCTGTTCACCGCACAAGGCAGAGAAGACCCTAACCAAAACACGGGCATTTCCATCATCAACTGCAAGGTTGCAGCAGCTGCGGATTTGATCCCTGTCAAATCTGAGTTCAAGAATTACTTGGGTCGTCCCTGGAAGAAGTATTCCAGGACTGTTTATCTGAATTCTTTGATGGAGGATCTCATAGACCCTGCAGGGTGGTTGGAATGGGATGGCAACTTTGCATTGGATACTTTGTATTATGGAGAGTACAACAATAGAGGTCCCGGTGCAAATACAAGTCGCAGAGTTACGTGGCCTGGTTACAGGGTCATCACCAACTCCACTGAGGCAAGCCAGTTCACTGTTGCAAATTTCATTCAAGGCAATGAATGGTTGACCTCTCTTGGCATTCCATTCTTCTCTGGTTTGAGTTGA